The stretch of DNA GTTCACAAAAATATTAAGACATAAAAAAAcactatataaattaaaattaaaaactcaaaagtaTGATCTAAGACTTCCTAGGATGCTTCTCTCATGCAGGTCATGGTTGAAAAATCAGGTTTTGCTATCTCAGAATCTAAACTGTAAaaccatttttattctttgaacaTTAACAGTACTAATCAGATAAGGAAAAAAGACCCTCTGTGCACACTGACATTATCTTGCACACGTTATAATACACCATTCCTGACATTTCTGTAACACACAGTGCTGAAAATCACATGCCTCTAACCATGTGGAAGAAGTAACTGTCTGACATACTTTTGCTTTCATTATTACTTTCTTACACATTCTGCTCAAGCAGTACTTTGCCAACATCCTAAATGGGTGACTGACAGGGCTGAAAACAGAGAAATGGACTTTGCAGGCTCCTTCTTTAACTAAAGGGGCAAATTTCAAATTTACATCGTTTGCATCTATTACTGCTCCAAATGTGGTAACCTACTCCTCCGTCCCCACTCACGTTAGTTAACAGTCCCTCCTCTCTACAGAATTAGTCCTAGAATTTTTCAACCTGaccctaaattttaaaaaatgctttgccATTGTAAGAAATGTGCAGGCCCTAGTCGTGGGACCATCCCAGGGACTTGCAGGTTTGAAACGAAATTGAATATAGTAAGAAATAAGGCTCCAATGAaatttattaataagaaaatggCACCTCTGGGATTGTTAGCAAAATTTTTAGCCAGACGTCCAGGGAATATTTATTTCAATCAGACCAAACTGTGGAATCAGAATTTTGCCAAAAAGATAAAATCTGGAGGCATGGCTATGAAAATGTCAATAGGATTAAATCACGGGTTTAATGTATAAGGCAGCTCCATTTCCTTGATCATAATGCTCCATGTCAAAATTTGAAAGTAATAACATTCAGTTACCCCATTTGTGAAGTCCCCCATTTGTGAAGTCACACACAAGGTGGACTGTGCTGAGGTATCCGGCTCACAGTGATTTGCCATCCGGTTTCCACCCCACAACATTAGAAAGGGAAAGATGCCggaaaagtgtttcaaataacTGAATCCAAAGTTAAGGCTGTTGCTAGCATGCATTAAATGAAGCAactctagatttgatctgaagttTGTGTTTCACGCTTGTAACAGTAATTGCAATCATCATTCTGTATTCAAATATTTACCTGATATTTCTAAACCCACAGGAcatttattaataaagaaattgtTTCGAGGAATTAACCCTACTATTTATAAAATAGGTTTTAGTTTCAGGACTAAACAATGTGTGTGACAACAAATCCACAAATATTAAAACTGGACCGGACTCCCTGGGTTACTTTCTTTAGGCTCTCAGTTACTTAAAGCCGTGTGTATCTCCTGGTCACAGCAGCCCCTCTTCCTAATCTCCATGCTGCTGGTGAGAACTTACAGGGCTGGTGTGGTCTCCAAGGGGCAATGGGTTGCCTACTTGACAAGAATATGATTAAGGTAAAAAAAATTAGTGCCACATATTCACCAAAGGTCATACTCCTGTATGTAGCACCCAGGGTGTTTTTGTGCCAAAGGGAAGTATCCTATCAGGTTTCCTAGCACTTTGACTGTAAAACAGTTGGTTCTGCACTTTTAATGTAGAGGCCTCAATTTCCACAGACCTTTTCACATATGGGTGTTTCAAGGTTTCTACTACAGTTTTTACTGCATCCCTCCAATGAATTCTAAGGGAACAAAAGAAAACCTTATAGAATATTTCCACATATCAATGTGTTGttcttgaaacattttatttttttctaaatataaacccttaaaatgcacattattttttaaaataaaaactggcaTGAATCCTAATCTTTATACAATTTCACAGCAATAATAGCAGCATGATTTTAGCCTCTTAAAAGATTTCCTCCTTTgctctaaataaaaattaatttcaagttCTAAAAAGCCAGAGCAGCAACCATCCAGTAATTGGAATGCAATTCTCCTAGTGTCTTCTACAGACCGAGCATTTAAAATACGTGAATGTATAAAACTTGAGTATTATTAAGAGTTATGGAATGAAATGACAATCTAAACTCGTTTTGTAAACATAGGACTGCCTTGCTAGTCTGATGTATTTTGGGGGGTGGAGGGAGCTGAGAACATAGAATGGAGTTGGGCTAGAGAGTTCCTACTCTAATAAGGAATGCAACTTTCAAAACTCGTGGGTGTTAAACATGTTTTACATGTCTCCAGAGTTATAAAGAGCTATACCTGAAATGCTGGTGTAGATGGTAATTACAAGAAGACTGTGACCACACAAGTATAGAGTAAGCAAACGACAGTAATGCCTTAGGACAGCAATAACTGCCCAGAACTCCACTGGTGAAACGGGGCTGTGAACTAAGCAGTTATTGCAGGAACTTGCAGTCTAATAATAGATAATGCGTAGCTACTTAAATTCCCAGGGACCTCGTACTCTGGTTTAGGAACAGAAACAAACATGgaaatttatattcataataaATTATGCGTGTCTATCCAGTCAAACcatgctgggcttttttttttttttttttttttaatgaaagaaagttGATAATTTAGGAAAACCAATGGTATGACATGTTTTACTAGAATTACAATTCACCAAATCTTATTGAGGGGTGGGGTAAGAAGAAAACCTGAAGGCAGGCAATGCATTAAAAGCATCAATAGAGATTTCTGGTGCTAATAAAGTTCACTGACAATAAGAACTTTACTTTCTTCCACCTAAAGAAGTTTCCTTAAGTACTAACTTTTAAAAGTCCATTCTGTCATGATATGAGCCTGTTCACTGAACCGTGAGGAACAAGgatgaaaaataagaatagaaagagTATGGTTCAGCCTGAGTCTAAGTGGTCTGGTGTTTTATGATGACTCTACCAAATGTTTAATTTAAAgtcttaatttcttatttttaattataatgttGCCAACTGTCTGACTGACCTTGAAGGATCAGGGATTTTTCCACGACTCTAACTGAACACAAGATCCTTCTCAGACGGGGAGAATGAAGTGACAACAGTGTGTCGATCTGCGCAAGTTGTGCAGCTACTGAAGGAGAAGCAGGAACACAACAGGGAATGCAGACGCCTACCAGGAAATCGATGTGAACTGCTCTCAATTATGCAGCAAATACTAAGAAGAAAGGACAATGCTGAATTCAAATTCAGTTAAAGGCAGTCCTCAGGCTCTTTCAAGCTAGCCCTAGATGGCAAGTGTGTCCTGAGACAGGTTTCTCTACTGGGTTTCAGCACGGGGCTTTACCATCCTTCAGATCTTTTCTAAAGACAAAAATGACAAAGTCTATAGATGGAAGAGGGGGTAATGAAgcagggaaggggaaaaagatgctgatttgtttacttttattatcattttttaaatgtggtcaggggttttatagtattttttgtttaatctttttggttattgaaaaaaatagaacagtCCACTGTCCAGCAGAGGCTGCTTCAACTCTATTGCTCGCAGGGCTCATTCTGCATGGATCTGTGTTTCAGGATGCTGCAAGGACAACTCTGCGGGCAGGAAGGCCCCTTGACCCAACGCTGTAGCATAGGTCCTGCTCTGTGGATGGGGAAAGCCAGGGGGCACATACGTCCCCATGCCGCCCCCTCCAAAGACTCCTCGCTGGTGCTGAGGCAGGGAGTGGTAATCTTCCAGGTTATCATACTGGGACACAACAGTCACACTGCTCTGGCGCTTGCCGTGTGGTTGGTACTGGTACAGCACACTGGGGTCCCTCTCCACGTTCTGGGTATGATGGAGTTTGAGGCTATGACTCCTCTCTGGTTTAGGGGGTGGGACGATTGACTGAGTGAGGTGTTCTTCCTCCTTGTAGCAGTCTCTGGAGTGTTTCTCTGGGGCAGAAGGCTGCCTAACCCAGGGTCGCTCCATCTCTTTGGAGAGCCTTACCTCTTTGTGGTTCAGTCTTAAAGATTCTTGCCCGGATGCAGCATATTTTACTCCAGAGTTGTGGTAGCTGACTGGCTCAGAAGTGTCTGGAATCCCTTTGGACCCATAATCTAACTGGCCAGCTCCCTGGGGATAAGGGGGCCCATTCTTTGACTCACAGAACTGCCTATGGCTTGCTTCTTGGTGTGCCCTGTGCTCAGGAAGACTGCAGCCCATGTCAGGAAGCTTCCTGCTCCTCAGGCTGCTCTGCTTCTGAGGCAGGGATGGCTTCTCCGGCTGCGTGCTACCATGGCCTCCGTGATGGTGGGCTCTGTCCATCTCTGCCTCGGGATGCCTCCTATAGAAGCGGTCCTCTCCCTCGGGACTGATGGCCTTGGCTGCATGGCggctctcctttccttctgccacTGAGAGAAgtccagttttcccaggatcTGATTTACTACGCAGATGGATGACATAGATCCCACCCAAGTCGTCCTGCACCGCCGGGGTCATGTTATCATATTGGGACATGACAggccctttcaccttctgccgaGCACGGCTCTCTCTCCGGATGGACTGCATGCGGTATTTTTCCATGTCCTCAAGATCCCATGAGGTGTAGGTGTGCTTCACATCAGCAGCCGGAGGCATGCTGACTACATTATGGTCGTTGGGAGAGAAATAGCCAGTCACGTTGGCCCGGGGACGTGGAGCCAAACCAGCATAACTGTACAAGCTCTTTCCTTGCAGCCTAGGATTGTAGAAAGCAAAGTCTCGATTGGGAAGGCGGTGAAGGGGTCTCAACTGGACTGTGCCATAGGCATCCACATCACACAGGGCCCCATCTGGACTGTAATAGGAACTAGAAGAACTGGAATATGGGCTATACCTGTAGTGGACCCGGCCATTCTCAAAGTAAGGCTGAAGCTGAGTGACATGATAATCTGAGCGGGCCTGGGAGGACTGATATGGCTTATATTGGTACAGAGGTCTTGGGCAGTAGGCTGGCTCATCATCTGGGGGAACTTCTGTCCGTGAAATGGGAACAGAGCGAATCATGGAAGACGGCGGAGCATGGAGAGACTGCACTCTCCGGATGGTAGGGTACGGTGGAATGTCTTCGGGGTAACAGGTATTCCTGACAGAGGAGCTCAAAGAAGACACATACTCGACCCGGCTGCATGGCTTGGAGTGGTGTCCAGATGCGTTTCTTCCTGGGGCCACATATGTGTTATAACGAAGACCCATGGAGGCTGGTGGCTCTGACCTGGCACCATACACTTGGTGCTGCTCCAATTTATTGTGATGGGGAGGTACACTCTGGGGACGGTACTGGCAGTTTGGAGTCATATTGAAATGCAAACAGTTATCTGGACCAAAGGGTTCAGTGGTGACATCGGGCCTAGCAAAGGAGGAGTAAACTGTTTTCTGAGAAGCATGCTTAGGTTGTGGGACAGGAAGTGGTAAAGGCAATGCATCGTCCACAGAGGTGGATGAAGCAGTGACAAAGGAATGATAATTTGAACTGCTGGTGGCATCTGCACTGCTGGAGTGTATGGCAGCAATCATCTTACTCTCCATCATCCTGGTGGGGGGCAGTGGTGCAGGAAAGCCACAGGGATGCGCAGGGACAGACTCGGCGCGCAGGTGCAGCAGCGGGACCCGGGCACCGTCCCGCACTTTCTCAGGCAGGCCTGGCTGGACAGCTGTAGCCATGGGACactgagcagcagcagcaccactGTCACTGATGAAGGCAGACGCAGGGTCATCCATGGCTCGAGGTTCAGGTGGCCTCTCTGGAACTGGAACTACTCCTTGAACCTATTGAAAGATGATAATACTATGGGTCTATTTTTTGTTCCCTCTATGAATCAAGTACTATTAAATTTGTAACTCACAAATTAAGGCTGGTTGGGTAGCAGCTTGAACTTTCCCAAGCCATGTGGTTGCAATGAATCTGTACCCATTTCTAGGAAAAGAAGGCTTGTGCTGCTATTTTGTACAACACCCAGTATTATCTTTGGAGAACCATTcaaagttttctaatttatgaGAGGTTTTAAATGCGAGATGAGGTTGCCTATGgcataattttaatatacaaaCCAAAAGAGAGGTTTAGTCAAGTAATGCTGTAGAGCTTAAAAATACATACCCGGTCTATTAGTCTAGCTCAGTCTCAACACAAAGGACATCTTGTTAAATTAAGAGTTAATTCTATCATCTGGGGAGACTTTTGAAATTCACAGTTGTACACAGTTAGCAGTTTTAGGGCTTCAAACATAGGGAAAGGCAATATTCAAATCAGAAGCTACTGCCTCTCTCCTACCTTTGATTCCACCTTAGTCTGGCCAAAGATAATCCTCATACTGAAAACATGCTATCCTTGAGAAGCAGTAAACACAGCATCCTCCACTAAGGTCTAAAATCTTAAGTCCTATTAATAGTTCAAGGTGACCATATAGAAGAAAAACAACCTGTGgcactttcttaaaatatgaggAAATTCAGGAAGAAACCTTAGCATTCTGCATACTACATTCTCTCATTGAAACAGGCACCTGACTATGGGACAAACTGCTGGTGAATGCTAGGAAAGTAACAAAAAATCCCAAGGCACTATAATCTCTTATACTTCCAAAAAGTCTGCAAGGCAGACAGTCTTACGAATGTTTTGAGAATGAAGTATTTTCATTGTGTAACTGTGAATAATTGGCAGAGGGTaggtaaatgacttgcccaaagtcacaatgAGTCAGTGATGgagttggaaaaaaataagaaaaagcaaccCACAACCGTAAAGCCCACTTTGTCTCATTTGATCCTGATCTCTTTGTGTTACTGGAATAAACTACCGAGACACTTTAGGAAGAAAAGGGAGCAGGTACAGTTAAGCTATAGTCATCTAGGAGCTACTCCTTTCCTGGGGAAAAGCCAGCATCAAGGTAATGGCAGACTCCAACCTCAAATGGGAACTATCTCATGGAAACCAGCCACAGGGCTTAAAAGTAATTGTTGTGTCTGACTCAAAGATAACAACACACCCTGCTGAAAAGTGACATACCTTTGGTAATAGTATATTTCATCTCACTGATATCTTCCCCTTCTTACCTTGTGGGAATTATTTAATCCTATATTGGTTGCTGCTTGTACCTGCCCCACAACTGGTGGCTGCTCTGCAGATCTCTGGGAAGGCGGAGGGGGAAGGGGACGATTAGTTCTGTGCGTGCGCTGAAGTGTGGCAGCAGCAAAATCAGCAGTGGTGGGTTGTTCAGCCACATCCCAGCTGGCTTCCTTGGTGCTCATTTGGGCTGTTGCTGGAGTAGTTGTCATGTAAGTCATGGTGGCTGTGCTGGTATTCTCTTCGGGGGACCCAGAAGGAGGGTAGATTTTATCGCTAGGTAAATTAGGAGGTGTGGGAGATTTGTCTGCAAATTCTAAAGGGTGATGGAGTTTATCCACACTTGCACCAAGATAAGAAGGAGGCTGATCTCCACTGTAGAAACGGGGTGGAGACTGGTCCTGATCCAAGAAGGAGACAGTTGGCATACTGTTcttcccagactggtcttcagGGAAACTTACATGATCATCAGACTTCTCTGAGTCTAAGGGAACTGAAGTAATTCTGGCCTTTTCTGGGTCCCCAGATAAATATGCTTGATGTGGCTGATTCCCTGTTAAGTCTACTTGGTGATGTTGCTCCCCAGATTCAGTTGTGTTGGAATGGGTAGGATCCCCAGTAGCTGTTGTCTCTGGTAGAGGATGGTCACAGTTTCCTGGTGCATTATTCTGGAGGTGGAACTGCTCTGCTGGTCGATCGGTTTGGAAATAGGCCTTATCTAGAGCAACTGCAGAGTAAGAACTGGACAGATTATCTTCAGTTGTAGCCACCGCTATGTCTCCATAATTTGTATACCCAGCCTGAGAGGTCCCTGGTCTCTTCAATGACTGAGTTGAGGCTTGCTGTGCGGACTCAGCTAATGCTAGCGCCAACATTCGGGCAACATTTTTCGGAGGCGGTGGTGGTGGGATAAGAGAGACTGAACTGACAGGAACGGAATCCTGAGGGGGGTCATGGGTAACTGCTCCTAGTGggaaattgggaaaaaaaatgagagtgaAAAGGTAGCTTACGTTATCCTAAATGGAAAGCCAAACACTCCCCATGTGATCATTAAAAAATAGGTGCCttccatatttcaaaatggcaatCCATGATCTTCTATCCCACATGCAAATGCTGTTGAAAACACATCTGgttcagaaggaaaactaaaacaaacagtGTATAAAGACTgcaatctcttcttgaattgttaCAGAgatgggggggaaaaaaagcatgtCCCTCACCTGGCTCAGAAAAGATTGCTTAGAAAACAAGCTTCAAGTGCTTGTAGACTGTTATTATGAACAGTTTTTACATTTGATGGTGTAGCTGGCTTGTTAACTTGGAAGGCtacaataaagatattttattagaagagaaaaacagaatcaaGAGCTACGCAGTTGTGCAAAAATTATCCACGAATTCTCACCGTCCAAAGAGATAAGGGGACTTTTGTGAAGATTTGAAGCAGGACCATTGGCCCTTTTGGGGAGTTTTGTTGGACTGCTTTTAATTTAGGGCTCTGAGCCATCAGCACCACCCAGAAAAGCATTCTCTTTGATTAAAGGCTAGCTGTGGACAAATTTCTCTCTTAAAAGGCACAGATGGCACACAGGATTGAAGATCCCTCTTAACTTAAAGAAAGAATGGAGGAAAACAAACGGTACCTGTCTGAGTCTGTCCAGAAGCTACAGCCTTACTCTGACTGCTTGAGACAGACTGATCCTCTTTCCCTGGCAATTCTACTTCTTCAGCAGCCACCTGGTCCAGGGGCTGGACTTCAGATTCATATGCTTCTTGGGCAACTGTctcatttgttttcatctttactaTCTGGGTGGGGGATCTATTTGTGGCATCCCTTTCTTCAACGCATTTGTCCCAGGTTGAAGATGATGCATTCTGAGCTGTGGTATTTGAGACTGTACCAATGACTTCTGACACCCGTGGTGGTAGGGTCACTGAAATTGGCTCAGATATGCTCATAGAAGGTGATTTGCTTAATTTCCGTCCTATCTTCGGAGAGAAAGCATAGACGACCTTTTCAGTAAAGGAGGATGGCTTAGATGATTTATCTTCAGTTGGGCTCAAGTCCAGGGTAAAGAATGGACTCAGTTTCTCCTGAAGAGGAGAGACAGGTTCAGAGCTTGCTGTGCTTCCTGGAGTCTGACATTGGCTACTACCTGTTTCTGCATCCTTTTTATTGGCACTTGGTTTATCCTTGGAGTATCCTGGTGAATCTAAAAAGGAAGCACCACTCTCCAGACATTCTGATTCGGCCTTAGGAGGACTACATTGAAATGACATTGGATCAAAATCCAGGCTGGCTACTCCAATGTCTGGTGGGCTCAAGTCAACATCCTCAGCTGAATGAGGAGACATAAGGGCTGGGATATGAAGCAgccctccttcctcctcactcTCATTGTCATGAGGCAGATTATCATAGGAGTTACAGCGGTTCCCCAGCATTTCTCCATTAAAAGAGGCAGACAGTGCATCACTGGAAGATCTGGGTCTTCTGGGTCGGAAGAgcttagaatcacctggaaaaaatgaataacagTGTCAAAGTAAGAACATCGTAGATACAGAATGCTGTGGTAAGTCACCTACTCAGCACAGCAGTAACTTACTATCTAGGTGAAGGAAGTGttacttctcattttctttctgaaaattcttTCAGTGCACACAGATCATTTACACTTGAGATAACAGAACTCCAAAACCAAATGCTAAATAGCAAACATGTGATAGAATCAGAGGGCGAATGCAGTATTTCATGGTCTGGAGAGGAAAAGAACTCAGAATGCTTGGATTCTATTACTAATCCAACACTGATTCTtggtgtgactttgggcaagtttttcatttctttgtgtcttaTTTTATCACTGGCCTCATATGACTTATGAGGTGGAATTAATCACTTTGAGTGGCATTTTGAATCTATAATAGCAAAATGGATGTTTTTTTTGTGGGGAAACATCCTTACAATattcaaatttctaaataaattgaacttctcaattaaaaaatcttcataatcccataaagtatttacatatatttagtaAAAAATTCCTTTCAGATACTAAACaagaacttcatttttttctttaagaataggTTTTAAGTTTCCCAAGCAGTCTTCAAGAGTGGCAGAGAGTATTACATAATTTTACGATGTTGCTAAATATCCAACTGGTAAAAAAGAAACTCTCTATTCTATTAGGATTATTTTAATTGCCAtagttaaaaagtaatttaaagagGCAGAAACtatcttaataaatataaatatattggcCGGTCACagcggttcatgcctgtgatcccagcactttgggaagctgaggtgggcagatcacctgaggtcaggagttcgagactagcctggcctaagtggcaaaaccccgtatctactaaaaatataaaaactgcttAATTATACACTTTATAAAATTATGctcccgggcatggtggcgcatgcctgtagtcccagctatttgggaggctgaggcaagataatcacttaaaccgggagttagaggttgcagtgatccaagattgcgccactgtactccaaactgggcaacaaagcgagactctgtctaacatatatatatatatatatatatattcacaaatgTATTGATCACCCATAAAATTAATTCCTTACAAATATCTTCTGCTTAACACTAGTATCCACCTAGCTTGCTGCATTGTTTTGTAGGTTATCTTGACTAGTTTAATTGAAAATCTTGGAAAACTCTTATGCTCCCATTGTAAAATCTAAAGGAAACAGTAATAACACAAGTTTTCACtagatattaataaatataaatagttaaCTTGAAATATTTTGGCTACTTTTATGTAAACTGAATAGCAGTCAtgccaaaaatgaaaagattaaagACTGCTTCCATGTGAAAGCATCAATGAATTTTAATCTGAATAATACTAAATAGACACTAGTATTCCTAGGAAATGAGTTAATAGCCTATTTATTAAgcacagatatataaaaatatactcaatTGCAGTATTCCTTTATGCAATATATTATAGAATAAAATGACTGATGCTTTTAGTCTTACCATCAACTGCATGGAGAGATGTAAGAGACTCCTCACTTTTAGCTGAACGGAGGGTTCCTTCTGCCCTGCCACCTGAAGAATAAAAAACACATAGTGTGAAGATTTcttatttgttacatatgtgGTTAATGGGATCGGTGTTTTTCTTGATACATTTAAACTTTTGAGAGTGATTAGCTGTACATTTTGACAGCAATTTAGTACTCTATTACATAATGTGTTATACTGCACATTTTGACAGCAATTTAGTACTCTATTATATAATGTGTTATACTGTTCTCAAATGGTTTCCCGTGTGAAAAATCTCTTTTCTAAAGGATTATGAATTTGAGCAGAGAGATTAACTAAGATGcttctttcttttacatttcctaAAGACCAATATGATATCTTGAATGACATCATACTGGATTTAGAGTGGGCCCTACacccaatgactggtgtcctcgtAAGAAAACACAGAGATGGCCATGTGGAGATGGAGGCAAAGATTGGAGGGATGCTGCCACACAtcaaggaatgccagcagccaccaggagcttggaaaggcaaggaaggattttTCCCTGGAGCCTCTGGAGCAAGCACAGCCCTGCTGGTACCTTGACTTCAGACTTTGAGCTTCTAGAAccatgagggaaaaaaattctgttgttttttacCACTTgacttgtggtaatttgttatgggaACTCTGGGATACTAACACAGGTAACTTTACGTACATATGTGAATCTTATTCGCTAAATATCTTCATCCTCTTTAACCCCTTGGCAGCACTACGAACACTTTCTTTTTAACCCCCTCCTCCCCTGCTGAGGATAGCAtgcatctctttttttctctgcctacCTTTGTAATCATTTCTTCTTACTCTCCTCTCATGACAATTCTTCCTTTCCCACCTTTAAACATTGCTTCTCTCCAGCATTCAGCCCTCAGCTGGCTTCTTTTCACTCTGCTCCCATCTCCTGAAATACCATTCTTAGTCTCCTGTCAGTTAGGTGAATCCCTACTTCTCCTTGAAAACCCATATCAAAGGTTGTTATTTCCTAACCACTAGTCCCTCCTCTACAAGAGTTGACAATTCCTACCACAACTGTCTCATGtaactatttcttttattttttaagagactatgtcttgctttgtcatccaggctggagtgcagtggcacaaccatagctcactgcagcctcaacctcctgggctcaagtaatcctcctgcttcagcctccggagtagctaagcctagaggtatgtgccaccaagcctcGCTTATttgcaatttattattattattattattattattattattattattattattttgtagatgcagggcctcactttgttgcccaggctggtcttgaactcctggcttcaagcgatcttcctgacttggcctcccaaagtgttgggattacaggtgtaagccactgtacctagccTAAACCACTATTTCAATAACTATGATTCTGCactaaaatttactttctcacacgTATGACTTCCCAATTtgacttggaaggcagaggtacTACCCTAATTTTCTATCTGCAGAGCCTGCTATCAAAATAGCTAGCACATGCTCTACATGATTGCAAACTGAATGACGAATTAAATGAATTGAACATTATACTTCTAACATTATCTAAGAAGTACTACTATCCTTCCTAGATTCAGAAGTTGTTAATATCAATAGAATATggcttttaaactatttttaaaagagtactTTTTCGACAGTAATAGATTTATTTGATCTAATAAGATACTCTATTAATGAGACATCTAATAAAAAATACCTTCTTTAGTTAAAAGAGTTATAAACTTGAAAGTTATGTTGAaacagttttgaaattttttagatCTGTAAAAATACAGATCAATAAATTTAGATACCATAGCAGTATTTATTTACAACAATATACAAGGTATATGTGAATTTAATCACATTTACactatatataatctatatagtttccttaagaaaagaaattgcatacttctacatatttatatataatttatgttacTCTTCAATTTAGGAATAAAGAATCGGTGAGAGAAGACACTCTGTATGTGTGACACAACTGTGAACACGTTATGGAAGCAGATCATAACAATATGTGAAGAACGTGCCCAGAACAACCGAAGACCATCATGACAGCAGCAGAAGTGAGAATCTCCCAGGCACTCACCTTTCAGAGCCATGGCTTTCATCTCTGAAGGCTCACTCTCATTCCGCTGCAGCTTTCGTTTAGAAACAGATGATGATTTCCCCA from Homo sapiens chromosome 11, GRCh38.p14 Primary Assembly encodes:
- the ARHGAP32 gene encoding rho GTPase-activating protein 32 isoform 1 (isoform 1 is encoded by transcript variant 1) — translated: METESESSTLGDDSVFWLESEVIIQVTDCEEEEREEKFRKMKSSVHSEEDDFVPELHRNVHPRERPDWEETLSAMARGADVPEIPGDLTLKTCGSTASMKVKHVKKLPFTKGHFPKMAECAHFHYENVEFGSIQLSLSEEQNEVMKNGCESKELVYLVQIACQGKSWIVKRSYEDFRVLDKHLHLCIYDRRFSQLSELPRSDTLKDSPESVTQMLMAYLSRLSAIAGNKINCGPALTWMEIDNKGNHLLVHEESSINTPAVGAAHVIKRYTARAPDELTLEVGDIVSVIDMPPKVLSTWWRGKHGFQVGLFPGHCVELINQKVPQSVTNSVPKPVSKKHGKLITFLRTFMKSRPTKQKLKQRGILKERVFGCDLGEHLLNSGFEVPQVLQSCTAFIERYGIVDGIYRLSGVASNIQRLRHEFDSEHVPDLTKEPYVQDIHSVGSLCKLYFRELPNPLLTYQLYEKFSDAVSAATDEERLIKIHDVIQQLPPPHYRTLEFLMRHLSLLADYCSITNMHAKNLAIVWAPNLLRSKQIESACFSGTAAFMEVRIQSVVVEFILNHVDVLFSGRISMAMQEGAASLSRPKSLLVSSPSTKLLTLEEAQARTQAQVNSPIVTENKYIEVGEGPAALQGKFHTIIEFPLERKRPQNKMKKSPVGSWRSFFNLGKSSSVSKRKLQRNESEPSEMKAMALKGGRAEGTLRSAKSEESLTSLHAVDGDSKLFRPRRPRSSSDALSASFNGEMLGNRCNSYDNLPHDNESEEEGGLLHIPALMSPHSAEDVDLSPPDIGVASLDFDPMSFQCSPPKAESECLESGASFLDSPGYSKDKPSANKKDAETGSSQCQTPGSTASSEPVSPLQEKLSPFFTLDLSPTEDKSSKPSSFTEKVVYAFSPKIGRKLSKSPSMSISEPISVTLPPRVSEVIGTVSNTTAQNASSSTWDKCVEERDATNRSPTQIVKMKTNETVAQEAYESEVQPLDQVAAEEVELPGKEDQSVSSSQSKAVASGQTQTGAVTHDPPQDSVPVSSVSLIPPPPPPKNVARMLALALAESAQQASTQSLKRPGTSQAGYTNYGDIAVATTEDNLSSSYSAVALDKAYFQTDRPAEQFHLQNNAPGNCDHPLPETTATGDPTHSNTTESGEQHHQVDLTGNQPHQAYLSGDPEKARITSVPLDSEKSDDHVSFPEDQSGKNSMPTVSFLDQDQSPPRFYSGDQPPSYLGASVDKLHHPLEFADKSPTPPNLPSDKIYPPSGSPEENTSTATMTYMTTTPATAQMSTKEASWDVAEQPTTADFAAATLQRTHRTNRPLPPPPSQRSAEQPPVVGQVQAATNIGLNNSHKVQGVVPVPERPPEPRAMDDPASAFISDSGAAAAQCPMATAVQPGLPEKVRDGARVPLLHLRAESVPAHPCGFPAPLPPTRMMESKMIAAIHSSSADATSSSNYHSFVTASSTSVDDALPLPLPVPQPKHASQKTVYSSFARPDVTTEPFGPDNCLHFNMTPNCQYRPQSVPPHHNKLEQHQVYGARSEPPASMGLRYNTYVAPGRNASGHHSKPCSRVEYVSSLSSSVRNTCYPEDIPPYPTIRRVQSLHAPPSSMIRSVPISRTEVPPDDEPAYCPRPLYQYKPYQSSQARSDYHVTQLQPYFENGRVHYRYSPYSSSSSSYYSPDGALCDVDAYGTVQLRPLHRLPNRDFAFYNPRLQGKSLYSYAGLAPRPRANVTGYFSPNDHNVVSMPPAADVKHTYTSWDLEDMEKYRMQSIRRESRARQKVKGPVMSQYDNMTPAVQDDLGGIYVIHLRSKSDPGKTGLLSVAEGKESRHAAKAISPEGEDRFYRRHPEAEMDRAHHHGGHGSTQPEKPSLPQKQSSLRSRKLPDMGCSLPEHRAHQEASHRQFCESKNGPPYPQGAGQLDYGSKGIPDTSEPVSYHNSGVKYAASGQESLRLNHKEVRLSKEMERPWVRQPSAPEKHSRDCYKEEEHLTQSIVPPPKPERSHSLKLHHTQNVERDPSVLYQYQPHGKRQSSVTVVSQYDNLEDYHSLPQHQRGVFGGGGMGTYVPPGFPHPQSRTYATALGQGAFLPAELSLQHPETQIHAE